Proteins encoded in a region of the Tautonia marina genome:
- a CDS encoding YegS/Rv2252/BmrU family lipid kinase — protein MSWLAIHWNDDQQEAATTVLQRAEGLLAKFPVKAAADVADELERIGFETVERVEELRALIEGPDSDPPVALLLFEDRAIGGGGEVDALIQDCLARNIALALNPATAEAVFEALRAKRRAVVIFNPVCGSGNAEKEHARILELLEPSMMLDVKETTPEVEAGSLAREALKAGVDLVIAAGGDGTVSEVAEVLTGTDVPLAIIPRGTANALAVALFGPQLYLDPIGRSCEAILDGVTRTIDTVKCGDHQMLLLAGIGVESGMVERAERDLKARFGVLAYLVGGWEEIKAQNEFDVELECDGKRHRFRSGSVVVANAAPPSSVFAQGSGTPIYDDGLLDVTTLVDVKTPWEAVQTIMQLFQAGLTQQAPEERVITMRAARVRVETNPPQTVAIDGELVGQTPVEFEVVPASLKVIVPKHDDRRQAE, from the coding sequence ATGAGCTGGCTCGCGATTCACTGGAACGACGATCAGCAGGAGGCGGCAACGACCGTGCTGCAACGCGCCGAGGGGTTGCTCGCGAAGTTCCCGGTGAAGGCGGCCGCGGACGTGGCCGACGAGCTGGAGCGGATCGGGTTCGAGACGGTCGAGCGCGTGGAGGAATTACGAGCCCTGATCGAAGGCCCCGACTCCGATCCGCCCGTGGCGCTCCTGCTGTTCGAGGACCGGGCGATCGGCGGGGGGGGAGAGGTCGATGCCCTGATTCAGGACTGCCTGGCCCGGAACATCGCCCTGGCCCTGAACCCGGCCACGGCCGAGGCGGTGTTCGAGGCGCTGCGGGCCAAACGGCGGGCCGTGGTGATCTTCAACCCCGTGTGCGGTTCCGGGAACGCGGAGAAAGAACACGCGCGGATTCTCGAACTGCTCGAACCGTCGATGATGCTCGACGTGAAGGAGACGACGCCCGAGGTCGAGGCCGGCTCGCTGGCCCGAGAGGCGCTGAAGGCGGGGGTCGATCTGGTGATCGCCGCCGGAGGAGACGGGACCGTCTCCGAGGTGGCCGAGGTGCTGACCGGAACCGACGTCCCCCTGGCGATCATTCCGCGAGGGACCGCCAATGCCCTGGCGGTCGCCTTGTTCGGGCCGCAACTGTATCTGGACCCGATCGGCAGAAGCTGCGAGGCGATCCTCGACGGCGTGACGCGGACGATCGATACCGTGAAATGCGGCGATCATCAAATGCTCTTGCTCGCGGGAATCGGGGTTGAGTCGGGGATGGTCGAGCGGGCCGAGCGCGACCTGAAGGCACGCTTCGGAGTGCTGGCGTATCTGGTCGGCGGTTGGGAAGAAATCAAGGCGCAAAACGAATTTGACGTGGAGCTGGAGTGCGACGGCAAACGGCATCGGTTCCGGAGCGGGAGCGTGGTGGTGGCCAACGCGGCCCCTCCCAGCTCGGTCTTCGCCCAGGGCAGCGGCACACCGATCTATGACGACGGATTGCTCGACGTCACCACGCTTGTGGATGTGAAAACCCCCTGGGAAGCCGTGCAAACGATCATGCAACTGTTCCAGGCCGGCCTGACGCAGCAGGCTCCCGAGGAGCGGGTCATCACCATGCGGGCCGCCAGGGTCCGGGTCGAAACGAATCCGCCGCAGACGGTCGCCATTGACGGTGAACTGGTCGGCCAGACGCCGGTCGAGTTCGAGGTGGTGCCGGCCTCGCTTAAAGTCATTGTGCCGAAGCACGACGATCGGCGGCAGGCGGAGTGA